From Nicotiana tabacum cultivar K326 chromosome 22, ASM71507v2, whole genome shotgun sequence, one genomic window encodes:
- the LOC107782703 gene encoding LOW QUALITY PROTEIN: 3-dehydrosphinganine reductase TSC10A (The sequence of the model RefSeq protein was modified relative to this genomic sequence to represent the inferred CDS: deleted 1 base in 1 codon), with translation MAAFSLGFFSLLLLLLLLVPLFLLAFLAFIVRPRPAKVPIKNRHVFITGGSSGIGLALAQRAASEGAKVSILARNTSKLEEARDAIRLSTGRDVAIFSADVRNYEAVKEAIEDAGPIDVLVCNQGVFVPEELETQKIEEIKFMIDVNLTGTFHLIKAALPGMKNRSGRGPGSIAIMSSQAGQVGIYGYTAYSASKFGLKGLAEALQQEVIGENIHVSLIFPPDTETPGFAEENKRRPRVTSIIAASSGAMKADEVAKIALNGIKSGNFTVPCNFEGFLLSIATAGLSPQRSFLMAFVEVMAAGTLRVAGLCFQWNWYGSIEKCLEEGNSEFT, from the exons ATGGCGGCTTTCAGCTTAGGCTTTTTCtctctccttctccttctcctcctcctcgtCCCTCTATTCCTCTTAGCCTTCCTCGCGTTCATCGTCCGACCACGTCCCGCAAAAGTCCCAATTAAGAACCGCCACGTGTTCATCACAGGCGGGTCAAGCGGCATTGGCCTAGCTCTAGCTCAACGGGCTGCTTCAGAGGGAGCAAAAGTCTCAATCCTCGCTCGTAACACTAGCAAGCTCGAGGAAGCGAGGGATGCGATTCGGCTTTCCACTGGCCGCGACGTGGCCATTTTCAGCGCTGACGTCAGAAACTACGAGGCCGTAAAGGAAGCTATAGAAGATGCAGGGCCTATTGATGTGTTGGTGTGCAATCAGGGCGTATTTGTACCTGAGGAATTGGAGACCCAAAAGATTGAGGAGATCAAGTTCATGATTGATGTGAATTTGACCGGGACTTTTCATTTGATTAAAGCTGCTTTGCCTGGAATGAAGAATAGGAGCGGCCGCGGACCTGGATCCATCGCTATCATGTCTTCACAAGCTGGCCAG GTTGGCATATATGGTTATACAGCTTATTCAGCCAGTAAGTTTGGCCTCAAAGGACTGGCAGAAGCATTGCAGCAGGAGGTTATTGGTGAAAATATTCACGTATCACTAATATTTCCCCCGGACACTGAAACTCCTGGATTTGCTGAAG AGAACAAAAGAAGGCCACGGGTGACTAGTATAATAGCAGCTTCTTCTGGTGCCATGAAAGCTGACGAAGTTGCCAAGATAGCTTTGAATGGCATTAAATCAGGAAATTTTACTGTCCCCTGCAACTTTGAGGGATTCTTGCTTTCCATAGCAACTGCTGGTCTATCTCCTCAAAGATCATTCCTGATGGCATTTGTCGAAGTGATGGCTGCTGGAACATTACGTGTTGCTGGT CTATGTTTCCAGTGGAATTGGTACGGAAGCATAGAGAAATGCCTGGAGGAAGGAAATAGCGAATTCACTTAG